A section of the Venturia canescens isolate UGA chromosome 11, ASM1945775v1, whole genome shotgun sequence genome encodes:
- the LOC122418333 gene encoding sentrin-specific protease 1-like — protein MDVSTQTTEAHAKVHFGMQTGEVGVWEQSERSEVIKEVEQFEIKRDLMNKVKCAKQSTGTQTPGSKNKGTQVFMWRLIPIDVDETRKPDRQRLEQFVQSFQKIEQISQEFVVPEILSPIRDPQSGVEFKFPMSAEEWIRKKREDEKQERKRYRREVERNGKQWTNWKIGEFNWEDEGKENEKLNDNADEQQKRRREESNEENVERKEKTIKKMKKETNTGTNRKNENIETEREANVQIQQQENIKEEKKTENVKIKNQNLDKKESKGGNKGRKIKEEDLETLDGRKWLNDEVINGYLELIVEKYEKTFAFSTFFFSRLLSGGFSVVRRWTRKFNIFDFDLVLIPLHLGAHWCLATIDLRNCRVNYFDSLMGNNKEYPTLIFEYLMMEAASKQQTSFDSSKWSIVIKKDIPRQTNNFDCGVFVCSFAEYEAAGREIDFCQNDMAAKRQIIKNRLIAGKIE, from the coding sequence ATGGATGTGTCGACTCAAACAACCGAAGCCCATGCCAAAGTACATTTTGGCATGCAAACAGGTGAAGTTGGCGTCTGGGAACAATCGGAGCGATCGGAAGTTATAAAAGAGGTAGAACAATTTGAGATCAAACGAGATTTGATGAACAAAGTTAAATGCGCGAAACAATCAACGGGAACTCAAACCCCGGGGTCCAAAAATAAGGGGACGCAGGTTTTTATGTGGCGTCTCATTCCCATTGACGTCGATGAAACCCGAAAACCTGATCGCCAACGGCTCGAACAATTTGTTCAATCATTTCAAAAGATTGAACAAATCTCTCAGGAATTCGTCGTTCCCGAGATTCTGTCGCCCATCCGAGACCCACAAAGTGGTGTCGAGTTCAAATTCCCGATGTCTGCGGAGGAGTGGATACGAAAAAAGAGGGAGGACGAAAAACAAGAACGAAAAAGGTATAGGAGAGAAGTAGAGAGAAACGGAAAGCAATGGACGAACtggaaaataggagaattTAACTGGGAGGACGAAGGGAAGGAAAACGAAAAGTTAAACGACAATGCGGACGAAcaacaaaaaagaagaaggGAAGAAAGCAATGAGGAGAATGTCGAGAGGAAGGAGAAAACCatcaagaaaatgaagaaggaAACGAACACAGGGACCaacagaaaaaacgaaaacatcgaGACAGAAAGAGAAGCAAATGTACAAATACAGCAGCAAGAGAACATCAAGGAAGAGAAGAAGACGGAGAATGTAAAGATAAAGAATCAGAATTTAGACAAGAAGGAAAGCAAAGGGGGAAATAAGGGTCGGAAGATCAAAGAGGAGGATTTAGAGACCTTGGACGGAAGAAAATGGTTGAACGACGAAGTTATTAATGGATACTTGGAGCTCATCGTggaaaaatacgagaaaactTTCGCGTTcagcacttttttcttctcacgaTTGTTGTCAGGGGGATTTTCTGTAGTCCGACGTTGGACaagaaaatttaatattttcgatttcgaccTCGTTCTCATACCTCTGCATTTGGGAGCACATTGGTGTCTCGCCACAATTGATTTGAGAAACTGTAGAGTCAACTATTTTGATAGTTTAATGGGAAACAATAAAGAGTATCCGACCctaattttcgaatatttaatgATGGAAGCGGCAAGCAAACAACAAACCTCTTTTGACTCGAGTAAATGGTCGATTGTTATTAAAAAAGATATTCCTAGACAAACAAACAATTTTGACTGTGGGGTTTTTGTTTGCTCTTTTGCCGAGTATGAGGCCGCAGGGCGGGAAATCGACTTTTGTCAAAATGACATGGCGGCAAAAcgtcaaataataaaaaatcgtttgataGCCGGTAAAATAGAATAA